A part of Marinihelvus fidelis genomic DNA contains:
- a CDS encoding LytR/AlgR family response regulator transcription factor translates to MTDAATRTLDALIVDDEALARRGLRHRLDKRDGIQIIGEARNGREAVEKIRQSHPDVVFLDIQMPGMNGFEVIRELRNDDLPAILFVTAYDEYAIDAFEVNAVDYLLKPIDDERLDQALEKVRSRLGRRRAQSQKNLLLRLLGELTGQPIPQVEDLGDTLAGGLKPKELPKLAIRDGGKTTWVRQQDIEWIDAAGDYMCVHADGETHIMRKTMKELESELEADFLQRIHRSTIVNVNRVTAMQSHINGEYFLTLEGGHTVKLSRSYKEKLKYLT, encoded by the coding sequence ATGACTGACGCTGCAACCCGAACGCTGGATGCCCTGATCGTCGACGACGAGGCGCTCGCACGGCGTGGTCTCAGGCATCGCCTGGACAAGCGCGACGGCATCCAGATCATCGGCGAGGCCCGCAATGGCCGCGAAGCCGTCGAGAAGATTCGCCAGTCCCACCCCGATGTCGTGTTTCTCGACATCCAGATGCCGGGCATGAACGGTTTCGAGGTCATCCGCGAACTGCGCAACGACGACCTGCCCGCCATCCTGTTCGTGACCGCCTACGACGAATACGCCATCGACGCTTTCGAGGTAAACGCCGTCGATTACCTGCTCAAGCCCATTGATGACGAACGCCTGGACCAGGCCCTGGAAAAAGTTCGCTCCAGGCTGGGACGGCGCCGGGCCCAGTCGCAGAAGAACCTGTTGCTGCGGCTGCTGGGTGAACTCACCGGCCAGCCGATTCCACAGGTCGAGGACCTGGGTGACACGCTGGCCGGCGGCCTGAAGCCGAAAGAGTTGCCCAAGCTGGCGATCCGCGACGGCGGCAAGACCACCTGGGTGCGCCAGCAGGACATCGAGTGGATCGATGCCGCGGGTGACTACATGTGCGTCCACGCCGACGGCGAGACCCACATCATGCGCAAGACCATGAAGGAACTCGAAAGCGAACTCGAGGCCGATTTCCTGCAGCGCATCCACCGCTCCACCATCGTCAACGTCAACCGCGTGACCGCCATGCAATCGCATATCAACGGCGAGTACTTCCTGACCCTGGAAGGCGGCCACACGGTCAAGCTGTCGCGCAGCTACAAGGAAAAACTCAAGTACCTGACCTGA